The genomic region CCACCAGCAGGATCCGCACCCGTGCCCTCCATCCCTCGCAGCGCCGTCCTGCGAATGGTCGCAGAAGGGCATTGCGAGCGGGAGGGCCGCCTCCCGGCCGCCCGCGATCAGAGACCGAAGACGTCGTCGGCGACAGCGTCCCGGACGCCGTCGGCGAAGCCCCGGAACCCCGGATCGTCGTGGCGGGCCGGCACGCTCGTGACCTCGACTCCGCTGGCCTGGGTGACCGCGTCGACAAGAGGTGGGTAGTCGATCTCGGCGTCGTTGAAGGCGTCGTCGTCCGCCTCGGCCAGGTTGATCACATGCTGCACGTCGTCGGACGGGGTGTCCGGGTCCTCGGCCCACTCACCGCCGGCCCGGTAGCACTCGTCGTACAGCGCACGCTGGGTGTCGGTCCAGTCGTCGTCGTAGCTCGCCATCGTCCATCCCTCCACGGCCGCTCCACCTGAGCATGCCGGGCCGCGACCGGCGTCGGCGGCGGTACGGCCGAAACGCGCGTACCGGCCAACGTAGGCTGCGGAGATGATCTACAAGCTGTTGCCGACAGTCGAGTGGGACGATGCCCGGGCCTCCGGCAGCTTCACCGGCTCGGCCGTGGACCGGCAGGACGGTTTCATCCACCTGTCCGCCGCCGACCAGGTGGTGGAGACAGCCCGACGGCACTTCACCGGCGCCACCGGGCTCACACTGCTCAGCGTCGACGAGCAGCCGCTGGGCGACGCGCTGCGCTGGGAGCCGTCGCGGGGCGGGCAGTTGTTTCCGCACGTGTACGGCCCGCTGCCGGTGACGGCGGTGGTGGCGGCGCAGGCGTTGCCGGCGGACACTCCGGTCGCCGACGCGGTGGCCGCGCTGCTCGGCTGACACGACAGCGCCCGGTCCGACAGGTGTCGGGCCGGGCGCGGGTCGTCGTACGGTCAGCGGCAGAGGCGGGCG from Micromonospora profundi harbors:
- a CDS encoding DUF952 domain-containing protein yields the protein MIYKLLPTVEWDDARASGSFTGSAVDRQDGFIHLSAADQVVETARRHFTGATGLTLLSVDEQPLGDALRWEPSRGGQLFPHVYGPLPVTAVVAAQALPADTPVADAVAALLG